The following are encoded together in the Physeter macrocephalus isolate SW-GA unplaced genomic scaffold, ASM283717v5 random_236, whole genome shotgun sequence genome:
- the DACT3 gene encoding dapper homolog 3 isoform X2: MKQGREPGGCAGETHPTEEALPGLIWDLGQQLGDLSLESGGLEQESGRSSGFYEDPSSTGGPDSPPSTFCGDSGFSGSGSYGRLGPSEPRGIYASERPKSLGDASPSSHEAVGARAAVPRSFSAPYPTAAVPEACSSAERRARAGPFLTPSPLHAVALRSPRPCSRPPPDSPDAAGSGRPLDGYISALLRRRRRRGAGQPRTSPGGADGGPRRQNSVRQRPPDASPPPGGARSAPEPPVERAVGRPASPAPLGRGWASPWESEAAPEPAAPPAAPSPPDSPAEGRLVKAQYIPGAQAATRGLPGRAARRKAPPLTRGRSVEQSPPRERPRAAGRRGRMAEASGRRGSPRARKAARSQSETSLLGRAAAVPPGPPKYPTVEREEPRPPRPRRGPAPTLAAQAAGSCRRWRSTAEIDAADGRRGRPRGPAARGPGPGPSPSAPQRRLLYGCAGSDSECSAGRLGPLGRRGPTGGVGVGYGESESSASEGESPAFSSASSDSDGSGGLVWPQQLVAATAASGPGAGAGGGAPAGPAKVFVKIKASHALKKKILRFRSGSLKVMTTV; encoded by the exons GAGGCCTTGCCCGGGCTCATCTGGGACCTGGGCCAGCAGCTGGGAGACCTGAGCCTGGAGTCTGGGGGCCTGGAACAGGAGAGTGGGCGCAGCTCGG GCTTCTATGAAGACCCCAGCTCCACAGGAGGTCCAGACTCACCACCCTCGACCTTCTGTGGGGACAGTGGCTTCTCCGGATCTGGCTCCTATGGACGCCTGGGTCCCTCTGAACCCCGGGGCATCTATGCCAGCGAGAGGCCCAAGTCCTTAG GAGACGCCAGTCCCAGTTCACACGAGGCGGTGGGCGCTCGGGCAGCCGTGCCCCGGTCCTTCTCGGCGCCCTACCCGACGGCTGCGGTCCCAGAGGCCTGCTCCTCCGCGGAGCGACGAGCCCGCGCGGGGCCCTTCCTGACGCCCAGCCCCCTGCACGCCGTGGCGCTGCGCAGCCCGCGGCCGTGCAGCCGTCCGCCCCCTGACTCGCCAGACGCCGCGGGCTCCGGGCGGCCCCTGGACGGCTACATCTCGGCGCTCTTGCGCAGGCGCCGCCGCCGGGGGGCGGGCCAGCCCCGGACCAGTCCCGGGGGCGCGGACGGGGGCCCGCGGCGCCAGAACAGCGTGCGCCAGCGGCCGCCCGACGCGTCCCCGCCCCCCGGAGGCGCGCGGTCCGCGCCGGAGCCCCCGGTGGAGCGCGCGGTGGGCCGTCCCGCCAGCCCGGCCCCCTTGGGCCGCGGCTGGGCTTCGCCATGGGAGTCGGAGGCGGCCCCCGAGCCCGCCGCACCGCCCGCCGCCCCCTCGCCCCCCGACAGCCCGGCCGAGGGCCGCCTGGTGAAGGCACAGTACATCCCAGGCGCGCAGGCCGCCACCCGCGGCCTCCCCGGCCGCGCGGCGCGCCGCAAAGCGCCCCCACTGACCCGCGGCCGCAGCGTGGAGCAGTCCCCACCCCGGGAGCGTCCCCGGGCCGCGGGCCGCCGCGGACGCATGGCCGAGGCTTCGGGCCGCCGGGGCTCGCCCAGGGCTCGCAAGGCCGCTCGCTCCCAGTCCGAGACCAGCCTTTTGGGCCGCGCCGCCGCGGTTCCTCCGGGCCCCCCCAAGTACCCTACAGTCGAAAGAGAAGAGCCTCGGCCGCCACGGCCCCGCCGTGGTCCAGCGCCCACTCTCGCGGCTCAGGCCGCGGGGTCCTGCCGCCGCTGGCGCTCCACGGCCGAGATCGACGCTGCCGATGGGCGCCGAGGCCGGCCCCGCGGTCCCGCCGCCCGAGGCCCGGGTCCTGGCCCATCCCCGTCAGCTCCTCAGCGCCGTTTGCTCTATGGCTGCGCGGGCAGCGACTCGGAGTGCTCGGCCGGGCGCCTGGGGCCCCTCGGACGCCGGGGCCCGACAGGCGGCGTCGGCGTCGGCTACGGGGAGAGTGAATCCAGCGCCAGCGAGGGGGAGTCGCCTGCCTTCAGCTCCGCATCCAGCGACTCCGACGGCAGCGGTGGCCTCGTGTGGCCGCAGCAGTTGGTGGCAGCCACCGCGGCCTCCGGGCCAGGGGCTGGTGCAGGTGGAGGGGCGCCCGCGGGCCCCGCCAAAGTCTTTGTGAAGATCAAGGCTTCCCACGCGCTCAAGAAGAAGATATTGCGTTTCCGTTCGGGTTCTCTCAAGGTCATGACTACAGTGTGA